In a genomic window of Sutcliffiella sp. FSL R7-0096:
- a CDS encoding RNA polymerase sigma factor: MEGEWSIRKLNDWYERYSDEVFRYVLMMTGDPEMAKDLTHDTYIKAYQAIDRFKGETSERNWLYRIARNATIDEFRRRKPFRFVADSFVATAMLSTSEYLPEQVAQQGEYEAYLYRALQQLKRSYREVIILRRIKDLTVRETAEILGWSEGKVKTTLHRALEALKKQMLKEGYNHDA; the protein is encoded by the coding sequence ATGGAGGGAGAATGGTCAATTCGAAAGCTGAATGATTGGTATGAGCGGTATAGCGATGAGGTTTTTCGTTATGTTCTGATGATGACCGGTGATCCAGAGATGGCGAAGGACTTGACGCATGATACGTATATCAAGGCTTATCAAGCAATAGATCGATTTAAAGGGGAGACAAGTGAAAGGAATTGGCTGTACCGGATTGCGCGGAATGCGACAATTGATGAGTTTCGGAGGAGGAAGCCTTTTCGTTTTGTGGCAGATTCTTTTGTAGCTACTGCCATGCTTTCGACATCTGAATATTTACCCGAACAAGTGGCGCAACAAGGCGAGTATGAGGCATACCTGTATCGTGCCCTGCAGCAATTGAAAAGATCATATCGGGAGGTCATTATTTTACGAAGAATAAAGGATTTGACGGTGCGGGAGACAGCAGAAATCCTGGGTTGGAGTGAAGGTAAGGTGAAGACCACTTTGCATAGAGCGTTGGAAGCCTTGAAGAAACAAATGCTGAAGGAGGGCTATAACCATGACGCATGA
- a CDS encoding SDR family oxidoreductase, which translates to MAKTIFITGAGTGLGRGAALGLAEKGHRVIATTELTSQKTDLMREVETRGLDMEVFKLDITNPLDLEQMEKYDFDVFVANAAINEGGPLGEVPMERFRALFEINVFATLETAQIAARKLVKRGSGKIVFMSSMAGISATPYVGPYTATKHALEGIAQTMKSELEEFGVKVATINPGPYATGFNKRAAEEKWKWFDEEKHFTRKADMKEQEEQLKEFHPEDMIEKMVEIIPADDHKFRTVYPEETEKQLKETERERWDMRI; encoded by the coding sequence ATGGCTAAAACAATATTCATTACAGGAGCGGGAACCGGGCTTGGAAGAGGGGCTGCGTTAGGACTTGCGGAGAAAGGCCATAGAGTCATCGCAACGACGGAACTGACATCCCAAAAAACCGATTTGATGCGGGAAGTTGAGACCCGAGGGCTGGATATGGAAGTGTTCAAGCTCGACATTACCAACCCTCTGGATTTGGAGCAGATGGAGAAATACGATTTTGACGTGTTTGTGGCGAATGCTGCAATCAATGAGGGAGGGCCGCTTGGGGAAGTGCCGATGGAAAGATTCCGCGCCCTTTTTGAAATCAATGTTTTCGCGACCCTTGAAACTGCCCAGATTGCTGCAAGGAAGCTGGTGAAAAGGGGAAGTGGAAAGATAGTCTTCATGAGTTCCATGGCGGGCATTTCCGCGACTCCATATGTGGGTCCTTACACGGCAACCAAGCATGCATTGGAAGGCATCGCGCAGACAATGAAATCGGAGCTGGAAGAGTTCGGGGTAAAAGTGGCGACAATCAATCCAGGGCCATACGCCACTGGCTTCAATAAACGAGCTGCTGAGGAAAAGTGGAAATGGTTTGATGAAGAAAAGCATTTTACAAGAAAAGCAGATATGAAAGAGCAGGAAGAGCAGTTGAAAGAGTTCCATCCTGAAGATATGATCGAAAAGATGGTGGAAATCATTCCGGCTGATGACCATAAGTTCCGTACCGTTTATCCTGAGGAAACGGAGAAGCAGTTGAAAGAGACGGAGCGAGAGCGATGGGATATGAGAATATAA
- a CDS encoding RNA polymerase sigma factor has protein sequence MSFYKENEIEEWYSQYHQTIFKYIILMVKDSQQAEDLTQETFLRAYKHHHTFKRDSSPKTWLFKIAHNTTVDYIRKMKPIRLFHQVFNKELTTSTEDIVILKENSRELYEALSNMKATYKQVIILRKIKGFSIVETAHILEWSESKVKSTLFRAMQTLEEKMKGEVKDDEKQVGR, from the coding sequence GTGTCATTTTATAAAGAAAATGAGATAGAGGAATGGTATAGCCAATACCATCAGACTATCTTCAAATATATTATTCTCATGGTCAAAGACAGTCAGCAGGCAGAGGATTTGACGCAAGAGACTTTTTTAAGGGCATATAAGCACCATCATACATTTAAAAGGGATTCTTCACCGAAGACATGGCTATTCAAAATCGCACATAACACTACTGTCGATTATATCCGTAAAATGAAGCCGATTAGGTTATTCCATCAAGTATTTAACAAGGAACTGACAACATCAACAGAGGATATCGTCATCCTTAAAGAGAATTCCCGAGAACTTTACGAGGCTCTAAGTAATATGAAAGCTACATATAAGCAGGTAATCATTCTTAGGAAGATCAAAGGATTTTCCATTGTGGAAACAGCTCATATCTTGGAATGGTCCGAAAGTAAAGTGAAGTCTACTTTGTTTCGGGCGATGCAGACCTTGGAGGAAAAAATGAAGGGGGAGGTAAAAGATGATGAAAAGCAGGTTGGAAGGTGA